A single Candidatus Chlamydia corallus DNA region contains:
- a CDS encoding tetratricopeptide repeat protein: MKFLLYVPLLLVLISIGCDAKPVSFEPFSGKLSLQRFEPKHSAEEYFSQGQAFFKKGNFRKSLLCFGIITHHFPEHILCSQAQYLLGVCYFKQDHPDLADKAFAAYLQRPDAEYSEEFFQMKYAIAQRFAQGKRKRLFSLEGFPKIANADEDALRIYDEILTAFPSKDLGAQALYSKAELLIVKKDLTEATKTLKKLTLQFPLHILSSEAFVRLSEIYLQQAKKEPHNIQYLHFAKLNEEAMKKQHPNHPLNAAVSANVGAMREHYARGLYATGRFYEKKKKGEAANIYYRTAITNYPDTLLVAKCQKRLDRISKHTS, from the coding sequence ATGAAATTTCTATTATACGTTCCACTTCTTCTTGTTCTCATATCTATTGGGTGCGATGCAAAACCTGTCTCTTTTGAGCCTTTTTCAGGAAAGCTCTCCCTCCAACGTTTTGAGCCTAAGCACTCCGCAGAAGAATATTTTTCTCAGGGACAGGCATTCTTTAAAAAAGGAAATTTTAGAAAATCTTTACTATGTTTTGGTATCATTACGCATCACTTTCCTGAGCACATCTTATGTAGTCAAGCACAGTATCTTTTAGGAGTCTGTTATTTCAAGCAAGATCACCCAGATTTAGCAGATAAGGCATTTGCAGCTTATTTACAACGTCCTGATGCAGAGTATTCTGAAGAGTTTTTTCAGATGAAATACGCGATTGCACAAAGATTTGCTCAAGGCAAACGTAAACGTCTTTTCTCATTAGAGGGTTTCCCAAAAATAGCAAATGCGGATGAAGATGCCTTGCGCATTTATGATGAGATTCTGACAGCATTTCCTAGTAAAGACCTAGGAGCTCAAGCGCTTTACAGCAAAGCCGAGTTGCTTATTGTAAAAAAAGATCTTACAGAAGCAACCAAGACTTTAAAAAAACTGACGTTGCAATTTCCTTTGCATATTCTATCTTCAGAGGCGTTTGTACGTTTATCAGAAATCTATTTGCAGCAAGCCAAGAAAGAGCCCCACAATATTCAATATCTTCATTTTGCGAAACTGAATGAGGAGGCAATGAAAAAGCAGCATCCTAACCATCCATTGAATGCAGCTGTCTCTGCTAATGTTGGGGCTATGCGGGAACATTATGCCCGAGGCTTGTATGCCACAGGTCGTTTCTACGAGAAGAAGAAAAAAGGAGAGGCTGCCAATATTTATTACCGCACTGCGATCACAAACTACCCAGACACTCTCTTAGTGGCTAAATGTCAAAAGCGTCTAGATAGAATCTCTAAGCATACTTCCTAA